Proteins from one Pongo abelii isolate AG06213 chromosome 19, NHGRI_mPonAbe1-v2.0_pri, whole genome shotgun sequence genomic window:
- the CSNK1D gene encoding casein kinase I isoform X2, with protein MELRVGNRYRLGRKIGSGSFGDIYLGTDIAAGEEVAIKLECVKTKHPQLHIESKIYKMMQGGVGIPTIRWCGAEGDYNVMVMELLGPSLEDLFNFCSRKFSLKTVLLLADQMISRIEYIHSKNFIHRDVKPDNFLMGLGKKGNLVYIIDFGLAKKYRDARTHQHIPYRENKNLTGTARYASINTHLGIEQSRRDDLESLGYVLMYFNLGSLPWQGLKAATKRQKYERISEKKMSTPIEVLCKGYPSEFATYLNFCRSLRFDDKPDYSYLRQLFRNLFHRQGFSYDYVFDWNMLKFGASRAADDAERERRDREERLRHSRNPATRGLPSTASGRLRGTQEVAPPTPLTPTSHTANTSPRPVSGMERERKVSMRLHRGAPVNISSSDLTGRQDTSRMSTSQRSRDMASLRPHMARQGTRCRPQRPRRTY; from the exons ATGGAGCTGAGAGTCGGGAACAGGTACCGGCTGGGCCGGAAGATCGGCAGCGGCTCCTTCGGAGACATCTATCTCG GTACGGACATTGCTGCAGGAGAAGAGGTTGCCATCAAGCTTGAATGTGTCAAAACCAAACACCCTCAGCTCCACATTGAGAGCAAAATCTACAAGATGATGCAGGGAGGAG TGGGCATCCCCACCATCAGATGGTGCGGGGCAGAGGGGGACTACAACGTCATGGTGATGGAGCTGCTGGGGCCAAGCCTGGAGGACCTCTTCAACTTCTGCTCCAGGAAATTCAGCCTCAAAACCGTCCTGCTGCTTGCTGACCAAATG ATCAGTCGCATCGAATACATTCATTCAAAGAACTTCATCCACCGGGATGTGAAGCCAGACAACTTCCTCATGGGCCTGGGGAAGAAGGGCAACCTGGTGTACATCATCGACTTCGGGCTGGCCAAGAAGTACCGGGACGCACGCACCCACCAGCACATCCCCTATCGTGAGAACAAGAACCTCACGGGGACGGCGCGGTACGCCTCCATCAACACGCACCTTGGAATTG aACAATCCCGAAGAGATGACTTGGAGTCTCTGGGCTACGTGCTAATGTACTTCAACCTGGGCTCTCTCCCCTGGCAGGGGCTGAAGGCCGCCACCAAGAGACAGAAATATGAAAGGATTAGCGAGAAGAAAATGTCCACCCCCATCGAAGTGCTGTGTAAAGGCTACCCTT CTGAATTTGCCACATACCTGAATTTCTGCCGTTCCTTGCGTTTTGACGACAAGCCTGACTACTCGTACCTGAGGCAGCTTTTCCGGAATCTGTTCCATCGCCAGGGCTTCTCTTATGACTACGTGTTCGACTGGAACATGCTCAAATTT GGTGCCAGCCGGGCCGCTGACGATGCTGAGCGGGAGCGCAGGGACCGAGAGGAGCGGCTGAGACACTCGCGGAACCCGGCTACCCGCGGCCTCCCTTCCACAGCCTCCGGCCGCCTGCGGGGGACGCAGGAAGTGGCTCCCCCCACACCCCTCACCCCTACCTCACACACGG CTAACACCTCCCCCCGGCCTGTCTCGGGCATGGAGAGAGAGCGGAAAGTGAGTATGCGGTTGCACCGCGGGGCCCCCGTCAACATCTCCTCGTCCGACCTCACAGGCCGACAAGATACCTCTCGCATGTCCACCTCACAG AGGAGCAGGGACATGGCGTCTCTCCGGCCGCACATGGCCCGCCAGGGCACCCGCTGCCGTCCCCAGCGCCCACGACGCACCTACTGA
- the CSNK1D gene encoding casein kinase I isoform X3 → MELRVGNRYRLGRKIGSGSFGDIYLGTDIAAGEEVAIKLECVKTKHPQLHIESKIYKMMQGGVGIPTIRWCGAEGDYNVMVMELLGPSLEDLFNFCSRKFSLKTVLLLADQMISRIEYIHSKNFIHRDVKPDNFLMGLGKKGNLVYIIDFGLAKKYRDARTHQHIPYRENKNLTGTARYASINTHLGIEQSRRDDLESLGYVLMYFNLGSLPWQGLKAATKRQKYERISEKKMSTPIEVLCKGYPSEFATYLNFCRSLRFDDKPDYSYLRQLFRNLFHRQGFSYDYVFDWNMLKFGASRAADDAERERRDREERLRHSRNPATRGLPSTASGRLRGTQEVAPPTPLTPTSHTEEQGHGVSPAAHGPPGHPLPSPAPTTHLLRAPAASDRAPSHAGHCWPRGQVGVRCPGQA, encoded by the exons ATGGAGCTGAGAGTCGGGAACAGGTACCGGCTGGGCCGGAAGATCGGCAGCGGCTCCTTCGGAGACATCTATCTCG GTACGGACATTGCTGCAGGAGAAGAGGTTGCCATCAAGCTTGAATGTGTCAAAACCAAACACCCTCAGCTCCACATTGAGAGCAAAATCTACAAGATGATGCAGGGAGGAG TGGGCATCCCCACCATCAGATGGTGCGGGGCAGAGGGGGACTACAACGTCATGGTGATGGAGCTGCTGGGGCCAAGCCTGGAGGACCTCTTCAACTTCTGCTCCAGGAAATTCAGCCTCAAAACCGTCCTGCTGCTTGCTGACCAAATG ATCAGTCGCATCGAATACATTCATTCAAAGAACTTCATCCACCGGGATGTGAAGCCAGACAACTTCCTCATGGGCCTGGGGAAGAAGGGCAACCTGGTGTACATCATCGACTTCGGGCTGGCCAAGAAGTACCGGGACGCACGCACCCACCAGCACATCCCCTATCGTGAGAACAAGAACCTCACGGGGACGGCGCGGTACGCCTCCATCAACACGCACCTTGGAATTG aACAATCCCGAAGAGATGACTTGGAGTCTCTGGGCTACGTGCTAATGTACTTCAACCTGGGCTCTCTCCCCTGGCAGGGGCTGAAGGCCGCCACCAAGAGACAGAAATATGAAAGGATTAGCGAGAAGAAAATGTCCACCCCCATCGAAGTGCTGTGTAAAGGCTACCCTT CTGAATTTGCCACATACCTGAATTTCTGCCGTTCCTTGCGTTTTGACGACAAGCCTGACTACTCGTACCTGAGGCAGCTTTTCCGGAATCTGTTCCATCGCCAGGGCTTCTCTTATGACTACGTGTTCGACTGGAACATGCTCAAATTT GGTGCCAGCCGGGCCGCTGACGATGCTGAGCGGGAGCGCAGGGACCGAGAGGAGCGGCTGAGACACTCGCGGAACCCGGCTACCCGCGGCCTCCCTTCCACAGCCTCCGGCCGCCTGCGGGGGACGCAGGAAGTGGCTCCCCCCACACCCCTCACCCCTACCTCACACACGG AGGAGCAGGGACATGGCGTCTCTCCGGCCGCACATGGCCCGCCAGGGCACCCGCTGCCGTCCCCAGCGCCCACGACGCACCTACTGAGGGCCCCGGCGGCCTCTGACCGGGCTCCCAGCCATGCAGGCCACTGCTGGCCACGAGGGCAGGTGGGTGTTAGGTGTCCAGGACAAGCCTAA
- the CSNK1D gene encoding casein kinase I isoform delta (The RefSeq protein has 2 substitutions compared to this genomic sequence) translates to MELRVGNRYRLGRKIGSGSFGDIYLGTDIAAGEEVAIKLECVKTKPPQLHIESKIYKMMQGGVGIPTIRWCGAEGDYNVMVMELLGPSLEDLFNFCSRKFSLKTILLLADQMISRIEYIHSKNFIHRDVKPDNFLMGLGKKGNLVYIIDFGLAKKYRDARTHQHIPYRENKNLTGTARYASINTHLGIEQSRRDDLESLGYVLMYFNLGSLPWQGLKAATKRQKYERISEKKMSTPIEVLCKGYPSEFATYLNFCRSLRFDDKPDYSYLRQLFRNLFHRQGFSYDYVFDWNMLKFGASRAADDAERERRDREERLRHSRNPATRGLPSTASGRLRGTQEVAPPTPLTPTSHTANTSPRPVSGMERERKVSMRLHRGAPVNISSSDLTGRQDTSRMSTSQIPGRVASSGLQSVVHR, encoded by the exons ATGGAGCTGAGAGTCGGGAACAGGTACCGGCTGGGCCGGAAGATCGGCAGCGGCTCCTTCGGAGACATCTATCTCG GTACGGACATTGCTGCAGGAGAAGAGGTTGCCATCAAGCTTGAATGTGTCAAAACCAAACACCCTCAGCTCCACATTGAGAGCAAAATCTACAAGATGATGCAGGGAGGAG TGGGCATCCCCACCATCAGATGGTGCGGGGCAGAGGGGGACTACAACGTCATGGTGATGGAGCTGCTGGGGCCAAGCCTGGAGGACCTCTTCAACTTCTGCTCCAGGAAATTCAGCCTCAAAACCGTCCTGCTGCTTGCTGACCAAATG ATCAGTCGCATCGAATACATTCATTCAAAGAACTTCATCCACCGGGATGTGAAGCCAGACAACTTCCTCATGGGCCTGGGGAAGAAGGGCAACCTGGTGTACATCATCGACTTCGGGCTGGCCAAGAAGTACCGGGACGCACGCACCCACCAGCACATCCCCTATCGTGAGAACAAGAACCTCACGGGGACGGCGCGGTACGCCTCCATCAACACGCACCTTGGAATTG aACAATCCCGAAGAGATGACTTGGAGTCTCTGGGCTACGTGCTAATGTACTTCAACCTGGGCTCTCTCCCCTGGCAGGGGCTGAAGGCCGCCACCAAGAGACAGAAATATGAAAGGATTAGCGAGAAGAAAATGTCCACCCCCATCGAAGTGCTGTGTAAAGGCTACCCTT CTGAATTTGCCACATACCTGAATTTCTGCCGTTCCTTGCGTTTTGACGACAAGCCTGACTACTCGTACCTGAGGCAGCTTTTCCGGAATCTGTTCCATCGCCAGGGCTTCTCTTATGACTACGTGTTCGACTGGAACATGCTCAAATTT GGTGCCAGCCGGGCCGCTGACGATGCTGAGCGGGAGCGCAGGGACCGAGAGGAGCGGCTGAGACACTCGCGGAACCCGGCTACCCGCGGCCTCCCTTCCACAGCCTCCGGCCGCCTGCGGGGGACGCAGGAAGTGGCTCCCCCCACACCCCTCACCCCTACCTCACACACGG CTAACACCTCCCCCCGGCCTGTCTCGGGCATGGAGAGAGAGCGGAAAGTGAGTATGCGGTTGCACCGCGGGGCCCCCGTCAACATCTCCTCGTCCGACCTCACAGGCCGACAAGATACCTCTCGCATGTCCACCTCACAG ATTCCTGGTCGGGTGGCTTCCAGTGGTCTTCAGTCTGTCGTGCACCGATGA
- the CSNK1D gene encoding casein kinase I isoform X4 translates to MELRVGNRYRLGRKIGSGSFGDIYLGTDIAAGEEVAIKLECVKTKHPQLHIESKIYKMMQGGVGIPTIRWCGAEGDYNVMVMELLGPSLEDLFNFCSRKFSLKTVLLLADQMISRIEYIHSKNFIHRDVKPDNFLMGLGKKGNLVYIIDFGLAKKYRDARTHQHIPYRENKNLTGTARYASINTHLGIEQSRRDDLESLGYVLMYFNLGSLPWQGLKAATKRQKYERISEKKMSTPIEVLCKGYPSEFATYLNFCRSLRFDDKPDYSYLRQLFRNLFHRQGFSYDYVFDWNMLKFGASRAADDAERERRDREERLRHSRNPATRGLPSTASGRLRGTQEVAPPTPLTPTSHTANTSPRPVSGMERERKVSMRLHRGAPVNISSSDLTGRQDTSRMSTSQNSIPFEHHGK, encoded by the exons ATGGAGCTGAGAGTCGGGAACAGGTACCGGCTGGGCCGGAAGATCGGCAGCGGCTCCTTCGGAGACATCTATCTCG GTACGGACATTGCTGCAGGAGAAGAGGTTGCCATCAAGCTTGAATGTGTCAAAACCAAACACCCTCAGCTCCACATTGAGAGCAAAATCTACAAGATGATGCAGGGAGGAG TGGGCATCCCCACCATCAGATGGTGCGGGGCAGAGGGGGACTACAACGTCATGGTGATGGAGCTGCTGGGGCCAAGCCTGGAGGACCTCTTCAACTTCTGCTCCAGGAAATTCAGCCTCAAAACCGTCCTGCTGCTTGCTGACCAAATG ATCAGTCGCATCGAATACATTCATTCAAAGAACTTCATCCACCGGGATGTGAAGCCAGACAACTTCCTCATGGGCCTGGGGAAGAAGGGCAACCTGGTGTACATCATCGACTTCGGGCTGGCCAAGAAGTACCGGGACGCACGCACCCACCAGCACATCCCCTATCGTGAGAACAAGAACCTCACGGGGACGGCGCGGTACGCCTCCATCAACACGCACCTTGGAATTG aACAATCCCGAAGAGATGACTTGGAGTCTCTGGGCTACGTGCTAATGTACTTCAACCTGGGCTCTCTCCCCTGGCAGGGGCTGAAGGCCGCCACCAAGAGACAGAAATATGAAAGGATTAGCGAGAAGAAAATGTCCACCCCCATCGAAGTGCTGTGTAAAGGCTACCCTT CTGAATTTGCCACATACCTGAATTTCTGCCGTTCCTTGCGTTTTGACGACAAGCCTGACTACTCGTACCTGAGGCAGCTTTTCCGGAATCTGTTCCATCGCCAGGGCTTCTCTTATGACTACGTGTTCGACTGGAACATGCTCAAATTT GGTGCCAGCCGGGCCGCTGACGATGCTGAGCGGGAGCGCAGGGACCGAGAGGAGCGGCTGAGACACTCGCGGAACCCGGCTACCCGCGGCCTCCCTTCCACAGCCTCCGGCCGCCTGCGGGGGACGCAGGAAGTGGCTCCCCCCACACCCCTCACCCCTACCTCACACACGG CTAACACCTCCCCCCGGCCTGTCTCGGGCATGGAGAGAGAGCGGAAAGTGAGTATGCGGTTGCACCGCGGGGCCCCCGTCAACATCTCCTCGTCCGACCTCACAGGCCGACAAGATACCTCTCGCATGTCCACCTCACAG AATAGCATTCCTTTCGAACACCACGGCAAGTAG
- the CSNK1D gene encoding casein kinase I isoform X1 has product MELRVGNRYRLGRKIGSGSFGDIYLGTDIAAGEEVAIKLECVKTKHPQLHIESKIYKMMQGGVGIPTIRWCGAEGDYNVMVMELLGPSLEDLFNFCSRKFSLKTVLLLADQMISRIEYIHSKNFIHRDVKPDNFLMGLGKKGNLVYIIDFGLAKKYRDARTHQHIPYRENKNLTGTARYASINTHLGIEQSRRDDLESLGYVLMYFNLGSLPWQGLKAATKRQKYERISEKKMSTPIEVLCKGYPSEFATYLNFCRSLRFDDKPDYSYLRQLFRNLFHRQGFSYDYVFDWNMLKFGASRAADDAERERRDREERLRHSRNPATRGLPSTASGRLRGTQEVAPPTPLTPTSHTANTSPRPVSGMERERKVSMRLHRGAPVNISSSDLTGRQDTSRMSTSQVGAELPGGRWASGYLVRVKSGLWFLQGFFLTFFPPFLRVFSLARVWHLGCR; this is encoded by the exons ATGGAGCTGAGAGTCGGGAACAGGTACCGGCTGGGCCGGAAGATCGGCAGCGGCTCCTTCGGAGACATCTATCTCG GTACGGACATTGCTGCAGGAGAAGAGGTTGCCATCAAGCTTGAATGTGTCAAAACCAAACACCCTCAGCTCCACATTGAGAGCAAAATCTACAAGATGATGCAGGGAGGAG TGGGCATCCCCACCATCAGATGGTGCGGGGCAGAGGGGGACTACAACGTCATGGTGATGGAGCTGCTGGGGCCAAGCCTGGAGGACCTCTTCAACTTCTGCTCCAGGAAATTCAGCCTCAAAACCGTCCTGCTGCTTGCTGACCAAATG ATCAGTCGCATCGAATACATTCATTCAAAGAACTTCATCCACCGGGATGTGAAGCCAGACAACTTCCTCATGGGCCTGGGGAAGAAGGGCAACCTGGTGTACATCATCGACTTCGGGCTGGCCAAGAAGTACCGGGACGCACGCACCCACCAGCACATCCCCTATCGTGAGAACAAGAACCTCACGGGGACGGCGCGGTACGCCTCCATCAACACGCACCTTGGAATTG aACAATCCCGAAGAGATGACTTGGAGTCTCTGGGCTACGTGCTAATGTACTTCAACCTGGGCTCTCTCCCCTGGCAGGGGCTGAAGGCCGCCACCAAGAGACAGAAATATGAAAGGATTAGCGAGAAGAAAATGTCCACCCCCATCGAAGTGCTGTGTAAAGGCTACCCTT CTGAATTTGCCACATACCTGAATTTCTGCCGTTCCTTGCGTTTTGACGACAAGCCTGACTACTCGTACCTGAGGCAGCTTTTCCGGAATCTGTTCCATCGCCAGGGCTTCTCTTATGACTACGTGTTCGACTGGAACATGCTCAAATTT GGTGCCAGCCGGGCCGCTGACGATGCTGAGCGGGAGCGCAGGGACCGAGAGGAGCGGCTGAGACACTCGCGGAACCCGGCTACCCGCGGCCTCCCTTCCACAGCCTCCGGCCGCCTGCGGGGGACGCAGGAAGTGGCTCCCCCCACACCCCTCACCCCTACCTCACACACGG CTAACACCTCCCCCCGGCCTGTCTCGGGCATGGAGAGAGAGCGGAAAGTGAGTATGCGGTTGCACCGCGGGGCCCCCGTCAACATCTCCTCGTCCGACCTCACAGGCCGACAAGATACCTCTCGCATGTCCACCTCACAGGTAGGTGCAGAGCTCCCGGGCGGGCGCTGGGCCTCGGGCTACCTCGTCCGAGTCAAGAGCGGGCTGTGGTTTCTCCAGGGCTTCTTCTTAACTTTCTTCCCCccatttttgagagtttttagtctCGCCAGGGTGTGGCATCTTGGTTGCAGATGA